A single window of Botrytis cinerea B05.10 chromosome 15, complete sequence DNA harbors:
- the Bcrkr1 gene encoding Bcrkr1 has protein sequence MGKRQFKSQASSTRASTATGAGFGFGFTTKATRLSYLTEPSNLSAISDANVILSFKNLSKKDATTKSKALEDLRTFVQNQPNEQGGTEEAILEAWVDAYPRISIDNSRRVRELSHSIQYELLKSARKRMERYIPKVVGSWLAGTYDRDRAVARSAMDGLTSFLDTDAKMNLFWKRCQNEILDYAEEALNETPNTLSDERSVPTEEANEKYFRVNSASVSLLANLLAKLGDDDMLKYQDRYEKVIFGNKKLWTLASCEDATARKSTDKLLVLCLEKQTQLVENNLGTISRAFISEALRSSQLTSALQLLQTLHQLTKQFPQVWTSAYKAKRSTATGDLISFVQKGSQGSSPAYWQTLRALVAILPISVLPQTPDSILEFLEVFRKSINQREESRANSSEAWLAYGETSNICIVNLPSSQQAEIVQKSTYPMFAHYLHPSPETSEWLIRNNTPSSTISAFISRLGKNSNLQNSLAEEWQKLAQEFVTRIQTSMPEQSKDYSSSQDAVMAEGHRWFSLLSDIFKLKDLTVDQNPLLQPSGHIIDSTLQVIISRNGKPYSAGAVLESALRYAPQLMEASPSVLETVKSFMETHLPKLLLSPSSSYLTSSLDQFRLISGQQDSYKSIWQTAIDALLSTPRNLQRQKTVTALISSNEISDLVRDDQALQDLLLETSRDVVEGNNDEWALFEAAVIFNGFSKPTERLLLQNLISVLNASNPNVNHVFQALELLSKRRPEAIRDGDAHVDLITKLLALTELSDSDLGKRATNLRSVVDNESGATTSSVVHILRENLENANPQSLTIDTLVQQAEAIITTLDDSSHHPELFPNATKWSEALAPLLDQAPNPTLGVMRPFAGAVFLARAQSGNDGSRPGRDLDGYSVALRMAMYSAHLIRDHPDRLSKDALVEIIYLMCLTVENANDQLDLLENNKLFVLSSEEAIAGVRDFVDRIYQDSWSFIVLHSKAWQDGFESGSPLEFSGVVHTLISKLISTSCGNTSTSFYSARVLSHLLPKLVEQHGWQVGGEDWISSLDILKSSTSNIFGAVAILTGLHETLSSSQLVSNLCNRIISDVAGANAQSEETLGRLVLLNATLSVYDNDDLPVAQNRLVFAVKQILSWTPEISDTNYQLSSESCLALQKLLPAIKSVYGSYWEKTLEFCIKIWESMENEDHQDQKLPMMGMALKLFSNLQSLQDANDDLENARAQYGETASHCLIKLTKLPRSKSTQPIEFVDNILSRLVINIPSSHINDISEFYPLVASENRMVQSAAFSVLHRAIPAEQAEISVNVLLEKKDAQLPEELLSLLLDAPSIRNFDDEELAEFPPSIRSYLLSWHLVYDAFSTASWKVRKDYCNHLQSENCLGSFLTFLFDVLGHSDGTPLNLEKAHFDESYIRTYDTSLADGETNERNFQWLLIHLYHLCLRHTGDLAKAWFSDCQSKQTRQAVETWTEKYFTPLLISDKLDEIDEWATSKEAKEGGEKELEIKTSKGARSIFASYEIDDTSIQIAIRFPSNYPFYNVKVEGINRVAVPEKKWRSWLLIVQGAITFSNGSLIDGLTTFRRNVEGSLKGHTECAICYSIISSDKKTPDKKCGTCKNTFHGQCLFKWFASSNQSSCPLCRCAFNYGR, from the exons ATGGGCAAACGACAATTCAAATCGCAGGCTTCCAGCACTCGTGCTTCAACTGCCACTGGTGCCGGCTTCGGGTTTGGCTTTACCACAAAAGCCACCAGGTTATCATATCTTACAGAACCATCAAACCTCTCTGCCATCAGCGATGCCAATGTCATTCTATCATTCAAGAATCTTTCAAAGAAAGACGCAACAACAAAATCGAAAGCTCTTGAGGATTTGCGAACATTCGTTCAGAATCAGCCAAACGAGCAAGGAGGCACGGAAGAAGCAATTTTAGAAGCTTGG GTCGATGCCTATCCTAGGATTTCCATAGATAACTCACGTCGTGTTCGCGAGCTATCTCACAGCATACAATATGAGCTTCTAAAATCAGCCCGgaaaagaatggagagaTATATACCCAAAGTCGTAGGAAGCTGGCTTGCAGGAACATATGATAGAGACCGAGCAGTGGCACGATCAGCGATGGATGGTTTGACGTCTTTCCTCGATACGGATGCTAAAATGAATCTGTTTTGGAAGCGTTGCCAGAACGAAATCCTGGACTATGCCGAAGAAGCCTTGAATGAGACTCCTAATACTTTAAGTGACGAAAGATCTGTCCCCACAGAAGAAGCAAACGAAAAGTACTTCCGCGTAAATAGCGCCAGTGTATCTCTTCTTGCCAATCTGCTAGCCAAGCtaggtgatgatgatatgctTAAGTATCAAGACAGGTACGAAAAGGTTATTTTCGGCAACAAAAAACTTTGGACCCTGGCATCATGCGAGGATGCTACAGCAAGAAAAAGTACCGATAAGTTACTCGTACTTTGCCTGGAGAAGCAAACTCAACTGGTCGAGAATAACCTTGGAACTATCAGTCGTGCATTCATATCCGAAGCGCTGAGATCCTCCCAATTAACATCTGCGTTGCAACTATTGCAGACTCTGCATCAGCTAACCAAACAATTTCCTCAAGTATGGACTTCTGCTTATAAGGCTAAACGATCTACTGCTACAGGCGACCTGATATCTTTTGTTCAAAAAGGCTCACAAGGCTCTTCCCCTGCTTATTGGCAAACATTGCGAGCTCTTGTGGCAATTTTACCAATATCTGTTCTGCCTCAAACCCCTGATTCTATCCTGGAGTTTTTGGAGGTATTTCGCAAGAGTATTAACCAGAGGGAGGAGAGTAGGGCCAACTCTTCAGAAGCATGGCTCGCTTACGGAGAAACATCCAACATCTGTATCGTAAACCTGCCAAGTTCCCAGCAAGCAGAGATTGTGCAGAAATCTACCTATCCCATGTTTGCGCATTATTTACACCCATCTCCGGAAACTTCCGAATGGCTCATCAGAAACAATACACCATCTTCAACTATATCTGCTTTTATCTCTAGATTAGGGAAGAACTCTAACTTACAAAACTCTCTCGCCGAAGAATGGCAAAAGCTCGCACAAGAATTCGTTACAAGAATTCAAACATCAATGCCAGAGCAATCTAAAGACTATTCATCTTCTCAAGATGCTGTCATGGCTGAAGGCCACCGCTGGTTCTCACTTCTGTCTGACATCTTCAAATTAAAGGATCTTACAGTCGATCAAAACCCACTTCTTCAACCTTCAGGCCATATTATAGATAGTACTCTCCAAGTAATCATCAGCAGGAATGGGAAGCCCTACTCCGCTGGGGCAGTATTGGAGTCAGCGCTGAGATACGCTCCGCAGCTAATGGAAGCTTCTCCCTCAGTTTTGGAAACCGTTAAATCGTTCATGGAAACTCATCTTCCTAAATTACTTTTGTCGCCATCATCTTCATACTTGACTTCATCTTTAGATCAATTCCGTTTAATTTCTGGACAGCAAGACTCTTACAAGAGTATCTGGCAGACGGCTATCGATGCTTTGCTATCGACCCCTAGGAATTTACAGAGACAAAAAACCGTCACAGCGTTGATATCTTCGAATGAAATTTCGGATTTAGTTCGTGATGACCAAGCTCTCCAAGACCTCCTCCTTGAGACTTCCCGTGACGTGGTCGAAGGCAATAACGATGAATGGGCACTATTCGAAGCGGCGGTAATTTTCAATGGGTTTTCCAAACCAACAGAAAGGTTATTGCTGCAAAACCTAATTTCTGTATTAAATGCTTCTAACCCCAATGTAAATCATGTCTTTCAAGCACTTGAATTACTATCTAAAAGGCGACCCGAAGCTATTCGAGACGGAGACGCGCACGTAGATTTGATCACGAAACTTTTGGCGTTGACAGAACTCTCAGATTCTGACCTTGGTAAACGGGCTACGAATTTACGATCTGTAGTCGACAACGAAAGTGGTGCCACCACTTCTTCTGTAGTTCATATACTCAGGGAAAATCTGGAAAACGCAAACCCCCAATCATTGAC TATTGATACACTTGTCCAACAGGCCGAAGCAATTATCACTACCTTGGATGATAGTTCTCACCATCCCGAACTCTTCCCAAATGCAACAAAATGGTCTGAAGCTTTGGCCCCTTTGTTGGATCAAGCACCAAATCCTACTTTGGGAGTGATGAGACCATTTGCGGGAGCAGTGTTCTTGGCACGTGCACAAAGTGGAAATGACGGTAGCCGACCTGGCAGAGATCTAGATGGCTATTCCGTAGCTCTCAGAATGGCGATGTATTCGGCACATTTAATTCGAGACCATCCTGATCGCTTGTCAAAGGATGCTCTTGTCGAGATTATATATCTCATGTGTTTGACTGTGGAAAATGCGAATGACCAGCTCGATCTACTAGAGAACAACAAACTTTTCGTGTTATCATCGGAAGAAGCTATTGCTGGCGTGCGCGATTTTGTAGACCGAATATACCAAGATTCATGGTCATTCATCGTACTACACTCGAAAGCTTGGCAAGATGGTTTTGAGTCTGGGTCACCACTTGAATTTTCCGGTGTTGTTCATACCCTTATTTCAAAGTTGATAAGTACTTCCTGTGGCAATACGTCTACGTCGTTCTACTCTGCTCGCGTGTTGAGCCATCTACTACCCAAACTTGTTGAGCAACATGGATGGCAAGTGGGAGGCGAAGACTGGATCTCCAGCCTTGACATTCTTAAATCCTCTACCTCGAACATTTTTGGGGCTGTTGCCATCTTGACAGGGCTTCACGAGACCCTGAGTTCTAGCCAGCTTGTCAGCAACCTTTGCAACCGGATCATTAGTGATGTTGCTGGGGCCAATGCTCAATCTGAGGAAACTCTCGGTCGACTTGTTCTCCTGAATGCAACATTATCCGTGTACGACAATGACGATCTTCCTGTGGCACAAAATCGATTAGTGTTTGCGGTCAAGCAAATTCTTTCATGGACCCCAGAAATTTCAGACACCAATTATCAGCTCTCTTCTGAGTCTTGTCTTGCTCTACAAAAATTGCTCCCGGCGATCAAATCAGTCTACGGATCATACTGGGAGAAAACTCTCGAATTCTGTATCAAAATTTGGGAATCgatggaaaatgaagatcACCAAGACCAAAAGCTCCCCATGATGGGAATGGCTTTGAAATTGTTCTCAAATTTACAAAGCTTGCAAGATGCTAATGACGACCTTGAGAATGCCCGAGCTCAATATGGAGAGACTGCATCTCATTGTTTGATCAAACTCACCAAGTTACCCAGGTCGAAATCAACACAACCAATTGAGTTTGTTGATAATATTTTGTCGCGGCTAGTGATTAATATACCTTCAAGTCACATCAATGACATCTCCGAGTTCTACCCGTTGGTAGCTTCAGAAAATAGAATGGTCCAATCTGCAGCATTTAGTGTTCTTCATCGGGCCATTCCTGCAGAGCAAGCGGAAATCTCGGTTAATGTCCTtcttgaaaagaaagatgcaCAATTGCCAGAAGAATTactatctcttctcttggaCGCACCATCTATTCGTAATTTTGATGACGAAGAGCTTGCAGAATTTCCTCCCTCAATTCGTAGCTATTTACTTTCGTGGCATTTAGTCTACGATGCATTTAGCACAGCATCTTGGAAAGTACGCAAAGACTATTGCAATCATCTTCAGTCAGAAAACTGCCTTGGGTCATTTTTAACATTTTTGTTCGATGTGTTAGGTCATTCAGATGGCACGCCTCTTAACCTTGAAAAGGCACATTTTGATGAATCATACATACGCACATACGATACATCACTAGCAGATGGTGAAACAAACGAGCGAAACTTCCAATGGCTTCTTATTCATCTATATCATTTATGTCTTAGACACACTGGTGATCTTGCAAAGGCTTGGTTTTCTGACTGTCAATCCAAACAGACCCGTCAAGCAGTCGAGACATGGACAGAAAAATACTTCACTCCACTTCTGATCTCTGACAAACTTGATGAAATCGATGAATGGGCAACTTCGAAGGAGGCCAAAGAAGGAGGCGAGAAAGAACTCGAAATTAAAACATCGAAGGGCGCACGTTCCATCTTTGCCAGCTACGAAATCGATGATACTAGCATACAAATTGCCATTCGATTTCCATCCAACTATCCTTTCTACAACGTCAAAGTCGAGGGCATCAACCGTGTTGCCGTgccagaaaagaaatggagaagttGGCTACTCATCGTTCAGGGTGCCATCACATTCTCCAACGGTAGtctgatcgatggattgACTACTTTCCGTCGTAATGTTGAAGGTAGTCTTAAAGGACACACTGAATGTGCTATCTGTTACAGCATCATATCAAGCGACAAGAAAACACCGGATAAGAAGTGTGGAACTTGTAAGAACACATTCCATGGACAATGTCTGTTTAAATGGTTTGCGAGCAGTAACCAGAGCTCGTGTCCATTGTGTCGTTGTGCTTTTAACTATGGTCGTTAG